In the genome of Bryobacteraceae bacterium, one region contains:
- a CDS encoding VWA domain-containing protein has translation MSFDRWWMLLFVPLPLAWWAWEARRTGRRLGLALKALSLVAIVLALAEPQLDVWETKVAVAVLADTSASVSGADLEKASTLVGQLEGARGRHWMRVFPFAGALRDLAPAELAGKVRLQLTSGDSGKATDLEAAIRDAIGSAPAGMAPRVVLISDGRENRGSVLRAAWQARQLGVPVDTYALAGRPRPALRLEQVSLPPVVFSGERFAIEMVVSAPRPGQAEVDLAAEGKPLGSSKVDLQAGENTLRVQANIGAVGAVELSGRVRSATEGEVAFARAITLRKPRMLMLSQDPPGTGVNLSRVLEAAQFEVNEASIMPAAGLDQYQVIVFNNWDLEALPGATKADLEAYVQQGGGLLVIGGERNVYVENKEAENALDRALPAKLAPPRSPEGTLVVLIVDKSSSMEGKKMELARLAAIGVVENLRPIDMVGVLIFDNSFQWAVPIRKAEDRVLIKRLIAGITPDGGTQIAPALTEAYRRTVPVQATFKHVVLLTDGISEEGDSIALAKEASTQKVTISTVGLGQDVNRAYLEKIASFAKGKSYFLSDPSGLEQILLRDVMEHTGSTAIEKPLAPKVAKQAEILDGVGIETAPALKGYVRFQSKPSADVLLTMDEKDPLLARWQYGLGRSAIFASDAKARWATDWVSWNGYDRFWTNVVRDLLPHTQPVEATLRFDSGSSELVADYRLSRHVREPDRLPAIFAIGPDNFRRPIAMKKVAPGTYRGVAPVGGRRGLFRVRPLEDSRAFPELGAYLPEQELETYGADTDLLRQVSAYTRGRFEPAMRQVFDSGGKAIPSRMSLWPGLLGLAVLLNITELLSRKWKGILELFGGAAA, from the coding sequence GTGAGCTTCGATCGCTGGTGGATGCTGTTGTTCGTGCCGCTGCCGCTGGCGTGGTGGGCTTGGGAGGCGCGCCGCACCGGACGCCGGCTGGGCCTTGCCTTGAAGGCGCTCTCGCTTGTGGCGATTGTGCTTGCGCTGGCGGAGCCGCAGCTCGACGTGTGGGAAACGAAGGTGGCCGTGGCAGTGCTCGCCGATACGTCGGCCAGCGTTTCCGGCGCGGATCTCGAGAAGGCTTCCACGCTCGTGGGCCAGTTGGAAGGCGCGCGCGGCCGGCACTGGATGCGGGTGTTTCCGTTCGCTGGAGCGCTGCGCGATCTGGCGCCCGCCGAACTCGCGGGCAAGGTCCGGCTGCAATTGACGAGCGGCGACAGCGGCAAGGCCACCGATCTCGAGGCGGCGATCCGGGACGCCATCGGGTCCGCGCCGGCGGGAATGGCGCCGCGGGTGGTTCTGATTTCCGACGGCCGCGAGAATCGAGGAAGCGTGCTGCGCGCCGCGTGGCAGGCGAGGCAGTTGGGCGTACCGGTGGATACCTACGCACTCGCGGGACGTCCCCGTCCGGCGCTACGGCTGGAGCAGGTGAGTCTGCCGCCGGTAGTCTTCAGCGGCGAACGATTCGCCATTGAGATGGTGGTGAGCGCGCCGCGTCCGGGGCAGGCGGAAGTGGATCTGGCGGCGGAAGGAAAGCCGCTGGGGTCAAGCAAAGTGGACTTGCAGGCCGGCGAGAACACCCTGCGCGTGCAGGCGAACATCGGCGCCGTGGGCGCGGTGGAGTTGAGCGGAAGGGTACGTTCGGCCACCGAAGGGGAAGTGGCTTTCGCACGCGCCATCACGCTGCGAAAGCCGCGGATGCTGATGCTGTCCCAGGATCCGCCGGGCACGGGCGTGAATCTTTCGCGGGTGCTCGAAGCCGCGCAGTTCGAGGTGAACGAAGCGTCGATCATGCCGGCGGCCGGCCTTGATCAGTATCAGGTGATCGTCTTCAACAATTGGGATCTCGAAGCGCTGCCGGGCGCGACGAAGGCCGATCTCGAAGCGTACGTCCAGCAGGGCGGGGGGCTGCTCGTGATCGGCGGCGAACGGAACGTCTACGTGGAGAACAAGGAAGCTGAGAACGCGCTTGACCGGGCTCTGCCGGCGAAGCTCGCGCCGCCGCGTTCGCCGGAGGGGACGCTCGTGGTTCTCATCGTCGACAAATCGTCGTCGATGGAGGGCAAGAAGATGGAACTGGCGCGCCTGGCGGCGATCGGCGTGGTGGAGAACCTGCGGCCGATCGATATGGTCGGCGTTCTGATCTTCGATAACTCGTTCCAGTGGGCGGTGCCGATCCGCAAGGCCGAGGACCGTGTGCTGATCAAGCGCCTGATCGCCGGCATCACGCCCGACGGCGGCACGCAGATCGCGCCCGCGCTCACGGAAGCGTATCGCCGGACAGTGCCGGTGCAGGCGACATTCAAGCACGTGGTGTTACTGACCGACGGCATCTCCGAGGAAGGCGACAGTATCGCGCTGGCGAAAGAAGCGTCGACGCAAAAGGTGACGATTTCGACGGTGGGGCTGGGGCAGGACGTGAACCGCGCGTATCTGGAGAAGATCGCGAGTTTCGCCAAGGGCAAGTCGTATTTTCTCAGCGACCCCTCGGGACTCGAGCAGATCCTGCTGCGGGACGTGATGGAGCACACCGGGTCCACGGCGATCGAGAAGCCGCTTGCGCCGAAGGTCGCCAAGCAGGCGGAGATTCTGGATGGAGTGGGCATCGAAACGGCGCCGGCGTTGAAAGGGTATGTGCGATTCCAATCGAAGCCTTCCGCCGACGTCCTGCTGACGATGGACGAGAAGGATCCGCTGCTCGCGCGGTGGCAGTACGGTCTCGGGCGGTCCGCGATTTTCGCGTCGGACGCCAAAGCGCGATGGGCCACCGACTGGGTGTCATGGAACGGCTACGATCGGTTCTGGACGAACGTGGTGCGGGACCTGCTTCCGCACACGCAGCCGGTGGAGGCGACGCTGCGCTTCGACAGCGGATCGAGCGAACTGGTGGCCGACTACCGGCTCTCGCGCCATGTGCGCGAACCGGATCGGCTTCCGGCGATCTTCGCGATTGGTCCGGACAACTTCCGCCGCCCGATTGCGATGAAGAAGGTGGCTCCGGGGACGTATCGCGGCGTGGCGCCGGTGGGCGGCCGGCGCGGATTGTTCCGGGTGCGGCCGCTGGAGGATTCGCGCGCGTTTCCGGAACTGGGCGCGTATCTGCCGGAGCAGGAACTTGAAACCTACGGCGCCGATACGGACCTTCTGCGCCAGGTTTCGGCGTACACGCGTGGGCGGTTCGAGCCGGCGATGCGACAGGTGTTCGATTCCGGCGGCAAGGCGATTCCTTCGCGGATGAGTTTGTGGCCGGGGCTGCTGGGGTTGGCGGTGCTGCTCAATATCACCGAGCTGCTGAGCCGCAAGTGGAAGGGGATCCTGGAGCTGTTTGGCGGAGCGGCCGCCTAG
- a CDS encoding BatA and WFA domain-containing protein has translation MFFFNLSAAEFLALFAAASAVVVALYLLDRSRRQVVVSTLRFWTPAKRPVESTRRRRIRQWPSLLIQLASIACLLAALSQLRLGSRDTSSRDHVLILDTSSWMAARGNNGNATLMDETRAAAMAYLNNTARADRVMVMYADSIATPVTAFETDRKNPRDAVRNARAGSAGLDLQGALDYAVRVQKRDEKRAGEIVFAGAGRLTAAEAGIQTPPNFRILPVRANPDNVGLRKIGVRRSTQDAGLWRVLVSARNYARRPQPADLSVTFAGSPVATRRLTLGANSEEDVAFEFRTRVAGVMEARIRARGDGFAGDDRATLELPATPAVAVTVCSADPRALRPLLEAHPNVEARFLTPAQCDGTVEEGLAILDRCAPKISPKVAAMYLEPPATGGPVQARPAPGEAGVRSWNSQHPLAEGLRAQDLRLGSAEVLTPAQGDTVVAQSDAGALVVAREADGRRSVFFGFHPMRSALRFELATPLLFANALRWLAPQSFRRYEIFANSTGMVRAPLEDARATTIRVIAEDGTELPHTVADGAVRFFSARPGAVRVVAGDREQVHSLTLPAVPDDLWQPAAGIKRGVPRRGESGSPFTDIWYWLALAGGLGILYEWLRYAPRGRRQAEGGAAAEPASLLRRAS, from the coding sequence ATGTTTTTCTTCAACCTGAGCGCGGCGGAATTCCTGGCGCTGTTCGCAGCCGCGTCGGCGGTGGTGGTGGCGCTGTACCTGCTGGACCGGTCCCGGCGGCAGGTGGTGGTTTCAACGCTCCGGTTCTGGACTCCGGCCAAGCGCCCGGTTGAATCGACGCGCCGGCGGCGCATCCGGCAGTGGCCGTCGCTGCTGATCCAGCTCGCATCGATCGCGTGCCTGCTCGCCGCGCTTTCGCAATTGCGGCTGGGCAGCCGCGACACGAGTTCCCGCGATCATGTGCTGATTCTGGACACGTCCTCGTGGATGGCCGCTCGCGGCAACAACGGCAACGCCACGCTAATGGACGAGACGCGCGCGGCAGCGATGGCTTATCTCAACAACACCGCCCGCGCGGACCGGGTGATGGTGATGTACGCCGACTCGATCGCGACGCCGGTCACGGCTTTCGAGACGGACCGGAAGAACCCACGCGACGCCGTCCGCAACGCCCGGGCCGGGAGCGCAGGGCTGGATCTGCAGGGCGCGCTCGACTACGCGGTGCGCGTCCAGAAGCGCGACGAGAAGCGCGCCGGGGAGATCGTCTTCGCCGGCGCCGGCAGGCTCACGGCGGCTGAAGCCGGCATCCAGACACCGCCCAACTTCCGCATCCTGCCGGTGCGGGCGAATCCGGACAATGTAGGGCTGCGCAAGATCGGCGTGCGGCGCTCGACGCAGGATGCGGGCCTGTGGCGCGTGCTCGTTTCGGCGCGCAACTACGCCCGCCGTCCGCAGCCGGCGGATCTTTCGGTGACGTTCGCCGGTTCGCCTGTCGCGACGAGGCGGCTGACGCTGGGCGCCAACTCCGAAGAAGACGTGGCTTTCGAATTCCGGACTCGCGTGGCCGGCGTAATGGAAGCGCGCATCCGGGCTCGTGGCGACGGTTTTGCCGGAGACGACCGCGCGACGCTGGAGTTGCCGGCGACGCCGGCCGTGGCGGTGACGGTGTGTTCGGCCGATCCGCGCGCGCTACGGCCGCTGCTCGAAGCGCACCCGAACGTGGAGGCGCGGTTCCTGACGCCGGCGCAGTGCGACGGGACGGTTGAAGAAGGCCTCGCGATTCTCGACCGGTGCGCGCCGAAGATATCGCCGAAGGTGGCGGCGATGTACCTGGAGCCGCCGGCGACGGGCGGTCCGGTGCAAGCGCGGCCCGCGCCTGGCGAAGCCGGGGTCCGGTCGTGGAACTCGCAGCACCCGTTGGCCGAGGGATTGCGGGCGCAGGATTTGAGGCTTGGTTCAGCCGAGGTGCTGACGCCGGCGCAAGGCGACACAGTGGTTGCGCAATCGGACGCGGGCGCGCTGGTGGTGGCGCGCGAGGCGGACGGCCGGCGCAGCGTATTCTTCGGATTTCACCCGATGCGTTCCGCGCTCCGCTTTGAACTGGCCACTCCGCTGCTTTTCGCCAATGCGCTACGGTGGCTGGCGCCGCAGAGCTTTCGGCGTTACGAGATCTTCGCCAACAGCACGGGTATGGTGCGGGCGCCGCTGGAAGACGCAAGGGCCACGACAATCCGCGTGATTGCGGAGGACGGGACTGAGCTTCCGCACACGGTCGCCGATGGCGCCGTCCGGTTCTTCTCGGCGCGTCCCGGCGCCGTCCGCGTTGTGGCGGGGGACCGGGAGCAGGTGCACTCACTGACGCTTCCGGCGGTGCCCGACGACTTGTGGCAGCCGGCGGCGGGCATCAAGCGCGGTGTGCCGCGGCGAGGCGAATCCGGATCGCCATTCACGGACATCTGGTATTGGCTGGCGCTGGCCGGCGGTTTGGGCATCCTCTATGAGTGGCTGCGATACGCTCCGCGCGGACGCCGCCAGGCCGAGGGCGGCGCAGCAGCGGAACCGGCTAGCCTGCTGCGGAGGGCATCGTGA
- a CDS encoding DUF58 domain-containing protein, whose translation MADEVLIDRRFLEKLERLAIRWQKSFPGLVGGHNTSRFSGSGQEFLDHRNFHHGDDLRAVNWRAFMRLEKMFLKMFQVEPRVPVRLLVDASASMHTGDPDKFDYVRRLTAALAYVGMVRLDTIVVHPFAETMGDAITCSGGRHRFGPVADFLTALRADGRTDFLRVARQFVNKYVNRGLVIIISDFLAETDPDKPLQYLAEFGHEVFAIQVYADQDRIPPYDGELELTDAETGERFELDFDAEARAQYTAAFDNYSEKVRRAVLGHGGRYTAIATSMPVEDAVFGPVVRARGVA comes from the coding sequence ATGGCCGATGAGGTCCTGATCGACCGCAGGTTTCTCGAAAAGCTGGAGCGGCTTGCGATTCGCTGGCAAAAGTCGTTTCCGGGCCTGGTGGGCGGGCACAACACGTCGCGCTTCTCCGGGTCCGGACAGGAGTTCCTCGACCACCGCAATTTTCATCACGGCGACGATCTTCGCGCGGTGAACTGGCGGGCGTTCATGCGCCTCGAAAAGATGTTCCTGAAGATGTTCCAGGTGGAGCCGCGGGTGCCCGTGCGTCTGCTTGTGGACGCGAGCGCGAGCATGCACACGGGCGATCCAGACAAGTTCGACTATGTACGCCGGCTTACCGCGGCGCTGGCCTACGTCGGCATGGTGCGGCTGGATACGATCGTGGTCCACCCGTTCGCTGAGACCATGGGCGACGCGATCACCTGCTCCGGCGGGCGCCACCGCTTCGGGCCGGTGGCCGACTTCCTCACCGCTCTGCGCGCCGACGGCCGGACGGATTTCTTACGAGTGGCGCGCCAGTTCGTCAATAAGTATGTGAACCGCGGGCTCGTGATCATCATCTCGGACTTCCTGGCCGAAACCGATCCCGACAAGCCGCTGCAGTACCTCGCCGAATTCGGGCACGAAGTATTCGCCATCCAGGTGTACGCCGATCAGGACCGCATTCCCCCGTACGACGGCGAACTCGAACTGACGGACGCCGAAACCGGGGAGCGGTTCGAACTGGACTTCGACGCCGAGGCGCGGGCTCAGTACACGGCCGCCTTCGATAACTACTCGGAGAAGGTGCGGCGCGCCGTGCTCGGCCACGGCGGGCGATACACGGCGATCGCAACGTCGATGCCGGTTGAGGACGCCGTCTTCGGACCGGTGGTCCGCGCGCGAGGCGTTGCCTGA
- a CDS encoding AAA family ATPase, translating into MPADSQLQAAIERLTDIRSEIAKVIVGQQDVVDGVLICMLAGGHVLLEGVPGLGKTTLLRTLSRVLHLKYSRIQFTPDLMPADIVGSMVMETDDRGGKSLQFQHGPIFAHLVLADEINRATPKTQSALLEAMQERTVTSGTVTHELEAPFLVMATQNPIEMEGTYPLPEAQLDRFLMKILVEYPSRAELSKIVERTIQKDEAALEEKADREEILRLRGVARQVLVAPHVQEHAIDLVMATQPGTKEAHSLTGKFIRYGSSPRGAQALVECGRVHALMQGRLQLSVDDVRKVAPAVLRHRVILNFDAHAEGQTADTILDEIIRSMTPVSR; encoded by the coding sequence GTGCCCGCCGACTCCCAACTCCAAGCCGCCATCGAGCGGCTCACCGACATACGCTCTGAAATCGCCAAGGTCATCGTCGGCCAGCAGGATGTGGTGGATGGCGTTCTCATCTGCATGCTCGCCGGCGGCCACGTGCTCCTTGAAGGCGTTCCAGGGCTGGGCAAGACCACGCTCCTGCGCACGCTTTCCCGGGTTCTCCACCTCAAGTACTCCCGCATCCAGTTCACTCCAGACTTGATGCCCGCCGATATTGTCGGCAGCATGGTGATGGAAACCGATGACCGCGGCGGCAAGAGCCTGCAATTCCAGCACGGTCCGATCTTCGCGCACCTCGTGCTGGCCGATGAGATCAATCGCGCCACGCCGAAGACGCAATCGGCGCTGCTTGAAGCGATGCAGGAACGGACCGTCACCAGCGGCACGGTGACCCACGAACTGGAAGCTCCGTTCCTGGTGATGGCCACCCAGAATCCGATTGAGATGGAGGGCACGTATCCGCTGCCCGAAGCGCAACTGGATCGTTTTCTGATGAAGATTCTCGTTGAGTACCCGTCGCGCGCGGAACTGAGCAAGATCGTGGAGCGCACCATCCAGAAGGACGAAGCAGCGCTCGAGGAGAAGGCGGACCGCGAAGAGATTCTTCGCCTTCGAGGCGTGGCCCGGCAGGTGCTGGTGGCGCCGCACGTACAGGAACACGCCATTGACCTGGTGATGGCGACGCAGCCGGGGACGAAGGAAGCTCACTCGCTAACGGGAAAGTTCATCCGCTACGGCAGTTCGCCCCGGGGCGCACAGGCGCTAGTGGAGTGCGGGCGGGTGCACGCGCTCATGCAGGGCCGGCTCCAGTTGAGCGTCGACGATGTCCGCAAAGTGGCCCCGGCAGTGCTACGGCACCGCGTGATCCTCAACTTCGACGCCCACGCCGAAGGGCAGACGGCCGATACCATCCTCGACGAAATCATCCGCAGCATGACGCCGGTGAGCCGATAG
- a CDS encoding Hpt domain-containing protein: protein MPINSEIVAQLSSLNLAAAVERVGGDEELLVDIAGVYLAEYPSLMEEIAKAVAAGDAAGLTHSAHTLKGSLATIGAERAASIALRLEMMGRHADTSSARPALESLQAAVQVVHRDLDVLIG, encoded by the coding sequence ATGCCAATCAACAGTGAGATCGTGGCGCAGCTTTCGAGCCTGAACCTTGCAGCGGCTGTCGAACGGGTAGGCGGCGACGAAGAACTGCTCGTCGATATCGCTGGCGTCTATCTGGCCGAGTACCCGTCGCTGATGGAAGAAATCGCGAAAGCCGTAGCGGCCGGCGACGCGGCGGGGCTCACGCACTCCGCGCACACGCTGAAAGGGTCGCTGGCAACGATCGGCGCCGAGCGAGCCGCTTCGATTGCGCTGCGGCTTGAAATGATGGGGCGCCATGCCGATACCTCGTCGGCGCGCCCGGCGCTCGAATCGCTGCAAGCAGCCGTGCAAGTGGTCCATCGCGACCTCGACGTTCTGATCGGCTGA
- a CDS encoding OsmC family protein — protein MNTIETGNIKAVLDRNAKALEMRPSIGRMTASTRVALTDGLACEVEEGAWKLRVDMSPKSGGEGTAPNPGIYGRASLGSCLAIGYAMLAARREIPIDALEVSVETDMDAAYEYGMKGRNRGYEQVRCSVRIESSAPEADVRRMIDDANEASSFLNVWQQAQDLRLDVRVNGIGR, from the coding sequence GTGAACACAATCGAAACCGGGAACATCAAGGCGGTTCTGGACCGCAACGCCAAAGCTCTGGAGATGCGGCCATCGATCGGCCGTATGACCGCGTCCACTCGCGTGGCGCTCACCGACGGTCTGGCGTGCGAGGTGGAAGAAGGCGCCTGGAAACTCCGGGTCGACATGTCGCCGAAATCGGGCGGCGAAGGCACGGCCCCGAATCCGGGCATCTACGGCCGCGCGTCGCTCGGGAGCTGCCTCGCCATCGGATACGCGATGCTCGCGGCCCGCCGCGAGATTCCAATCGACGCGCTCGAGGTCTCCGTCGAGACCGACATGGACGCCGCCTACGAATATGGAATGAAGGGCCGGAACCGCGGCTACGAGCAGGTTCGCTGTTCCGTCCGCATCGAAAGCAGCGCGCCCGAAGCCGATGTCCGCCGCATGATCGACGACGCCAATGAGGCCAGTTCGTTCCTCAACGTCTGGCAGCAGGCGCAGGATCTCCGCCTCGACGTTCGTGTGAACGGGATCGGGCGATGA
- a CDS encoding class I SAM-dependent methyltransferase, which translates to MKDARLQLRIQRYGWDRACGGYEAGWACQIEPAQRLMLALAAIRAGENVLDVACGTGLVTFAAAEAAGSEGSVTGADISQRMVDHAAAEASRRGVSNVRFVRADAEGMDFPPRAFHAVLCSLGLMYVPDPVAAMARMRAFVRPGGRMAAAVWGERSRCGWAGIFPVVEARVESDVCPLFFQLGTGDALRAAFEQAGFHGVELRRVRTELHYRGADEAADAAFIGGPVAMAYSRFDEQMRAEARAAYLDTIADFRQGEGYAMPGEFVVASASV; encoded by the coding sequence ATGAAGGACGCGCGGCTGCAGTTGCGCATTCAGCGCTACGGGTGGGACCGGGCCTGCGGCGGCTACGAGGCCGGCTGGGCCTGCCAGATCGAACCGGCGCAGCGGCTGATGCTGGCTCTGGCGGCCATTCGCGCCGGCGAGAACGTGCTCGATGTCGCCTGCGGAACCGGACTCGTGACCTTCGCCGCCGCCGAGGCCGCCGGTTCCGAAGGCTCCGTCACCGGCGCCGACATCAGCCAGCGGATGGTCGATCACGCCGCCGCCGAAGCGTCCAGGCGCGGTGTCTCGAACGTCCGGTTCGTCCGCGCCGACGCCGAGGGCATGGACTTCCCGCCGCGCGCTTTCCACGCGGTCCTTTGTTCGCTCGGGCTGATGTACGTGCCCGATCCCGTGGCGGCGATGGCGCGGATGCGGGCGTTCGTCCGTCCCGGCGGAAGAATGGCGGCGGCGGTATGGGGCGAGCGGTCGCGTTGCGGCTGGGCCGGCATCTTCCCGGTGGTGGAGGCGCGCGTCGAAAGCGACGTGTGTCCGCTGTTCTTTCAGTTGGGGACGGGTGATGCGCTACGGGCGGCGTTCGAACAGGCCGGTTTCCACGGCGTGGAACTGCGGCGTGTCCGCACGGAGCTGCACTATCGCGGCGCGGACGAAGCCGCCGATGCAGCGTTCATCGGCGGCCCCGTGGCGATGGCGTATTCGCGTTTCGATGAGCAGATGCGGGCTGAGGCGCGCGCCGCCTATCTCGACACGATTGCGGACTTCCGGCAAGGGGAAGGCTACGCGATGCCCGGCGAGTTCGTGGTCGCGTCCGCTAGCGTTTGA
- a CDS encoding pitrilysin family protein: MKSAIGLALVCASMTAQVRLPAHTKKVLPNGLTVTLAPRRELPMLTLRAVVRGGVEADPAGMAGLNHMTAELLRRGTTGEGAMGATEFAEALDFLGAEFKVKVDAQSTQVVLDFLAKDSGRAISLLAAALARPAFDEAEVKKALTQQIGLAQAAKDDPRQLLRLYARPFYFGAAHPYGRPEMGDETSLKALTREAIVGLHKRLYVGRNIHLVAAGDFEPAALLKQIESTFGGLPSGERFTGSARRVVNHGEARLLLVDKPDATQTYFTIEFPGIDRTDPDRTVLSLLNTLFGGRFTSMLNDELRVNSGLTYGANSRVQMDRLPGAIVISTFTKTETTAAAVDLAVDVMRRFFERGIDAEQLRSAKAYVKGTFPPAALETTEQVSNLIGELELFGLGRGEVDDLFSRIDAVTLERANAAIKKYFRPERLQFCLVGKAAEIEKDVAKYAAKRRTVAASAEGVAVPAFE, from the coding sequence ATGAAGTCCGCGATCGGGCTGGCGCTGGTGTGCGCTTCGATGACGGCGCAGGTGAGGCTGCCGGCGCATACGAAGAAGGTGCTACCGAATGGACTGACGGTGACGCTGGCGCCGCGGCGCGAGTTGCCGATGCTGACGCTGCGGGCGGTGGTGCGCGGCGGCGTGGAGGCGGATCCGGCGGGGATGGCCGGCCTCAACCACATGACTGCGGAGTTGCTGCGCCGCGGGACGACGGGCGAGGGCGCGATGGGAGCCACGGAGTTCGCCGAGGCGCTCGATTTCCTGGGCGCGGAGTTCAAGGTGAAGGTGGACGCGCAGTCGACGCAGGTGGTGCTCGATTTTCTCGCCAAGGACTCCGGGCGAGCCATCAGTCTGCTGGCGGCGGCGCTGGCGCGTCCTGCGTTCGACGAGGCGGAGGTGAAGAAGGCGCTCACGCAGCAGATCGGGTTGGCGCAGGCGGCCAAGGACGATCCGCGGCAATTGCTTCGGCTCTACGCGCGGCCATTTTATTTCGGCGCGGCGCATCCCTACGGGCGCCCGGAGATGGGCGACGAGACTTCACTGAAAGCGCTCACGCGGGAGGCGATCGTTGGGCTGCACAAGCGCTTGTACGTGGGGCGAAACATACACCTGGTGGCGGCGGGCGACTTCGAGCCGGCGGCGCTGTTGAAGCAGATCGAGAGCACGTTCGGCGGGTTGCCCTCCGGGGAGCGGTTCACAGGCAGCGCCCGGCGCGTCGTGAATCATGGCGAGGCGCGGCTGCTGCTCGTGGACAAGCCGGATGCGACGCAGACCTATTTCACGATCGAGTTCCCAGGCATTGACCGCACGGACCCGGACCGGACGGTGCTAAGCCTCTTGAACACGCTCTTCGGCGGACGGTTCACTTCGATGCTGAACGATGAGCTGCGGGTGAACAGCGGGCTTACCTACGGCGCGAACTCGCGCGTGCAGATGGACCGGCTTCCCGGCGCGATCGTGATTTCCACGTTCACGAAAACGGAGACCACGGCAGCGGCGGTGGATTTGGCAGTGGACGTGATGCGGCGGTTTTTCGAGCGAGGGATCGACGCCGAGCAGCTACGGTCGGCGAAGGCGTATGTGAAAGGGACGTTTCCGCCGGCGGCGCTCGAGACGACGGAACAGGTGTCGAACCTGATCGGGGAACTGGAATTGTTCGGGCTTGGCAGGGGCGAGGTGGACGACCTGTTTTCGCGGATCGACGCGGTGACTCTCGAGCGGGCGAACGCGGCGATCAAGAAATACTTCCGGCCCGAGCGGCTGCAGTTCTGCCTGGTGGGGAAGGCGGCAGAAATCGAGAAGGATGTCGCCAAGTATGCGGCGAAGCGGCGGACGGTGGCGGCTTCGGCCGAGGGCGTCGCGGTCCCAGCGTTCGAGTAG